A window of the Synechococcus sp. JA-3-3Ab genome harbors these coding sequences:
- a CDS encoding metallophosphoesterase family protein → MVKLLHFSDIHLGSGLAYGSINPATGLNTRLEDFVASLRLCIDHALDQAVDLVLFGGDAFPDATPPPLHQELFAQQFRRLADARIPTVLLVGNHDQYGQGQEGNSLAIYRALGVAGFVVGDRLQTHWIETRSGPVQVTTLPWLNRSTLLARQESLDLNAEVFTQQLLQRLDLALEGEIRTLQPGIPAILLAHVMVDTARYGTERHLSVGKGVTVPLSLLARPAYQYVALGHVHRHQVLCRDPLVIYPGSIERVDFGEEQEEKGCVLAEVTATGASYEFLPLPTRTFHSIRLDLTPYPPQEVQAKLLEAIAKAPVPGSILRLIYRLRPDQLDCVDERTLHQALAPAFSYTLVPDVVSPSRIRLPALDPSCLEPLTALEHYLADRSDLAPLRNELLAAARQLLAEAADPLSEGNANREEADPASLAEGEEQQLPLF, encoded by the coding sequence ATGGTGAAGCTGCTGCATTTTTCCGATATTCATTTGGGCAGTGGCTTGGCCTACGGCTCCATCAACCCAGCTACGGGGCTGAACACGCGTTTGGAGGATTTTGTCGCTTCTTTGCGCCTATGCATTGATCATGCCCTCGATCAGGCTGTGGATCTGGTGCTGTTTGGGGGCGATGCCTTTCCCGACGCGACGCCGCCGCCGCTGCACCAAGAGCTCTTTGCCCAACAATTTCGCCGCCTGGCCGATGCCCGGATCCCGACCGTTCTCTTGGTGGGCAACCACGACCAGTACGGGCAGGGGCAAGAGGGCAACAGCTTGGCCATCTACCGCGCTCTGGGGGTGGCGGGATTCGTTGTGGGGGATCGGCTGCAGACCCATTGGATTGAAACTCGCAGCGGCCCGGTGCAGGTGACCACCTTGCCTTGGCTAAACCGCTCCACCCTGCTTGCCCGCCAGGAGAGCCTGGATCTCAATGCCGAAGTATTCACTCAGCAGCTCCTGCAGCGCCTCGATCTGGCTCTGGAAGGGGAGATCCGCACTTTGCAGCCAGGGATCCCGGCGATTTTGTTGGCCCATGTGATGGTGGATACAGCCCGCTACGGGACGGAGCGGCATCTTTCGGTGGGCAAGGGAGTGACGGTGCCCCTGTCGCTGCTGGCGCGGCCCGCCTACCAATACGTGGCTTTGGGTCATGTGCACCGTCACCAGGTGTTGTGTCGGGATCCCTTGGTAATCTATCCCGGCAGCATTGAGCGAGTCGACTTTGGGGAGGAACAAGAGGAAAAAGGTTGTGTGTTGGCAGAGGTGACGGCCACGGGGGCGAGCTACGAATTTTTGCCCTTGCCCACCCGCACCTTTCACTCCATCCGCCTTGATCTCACCCCCTATCCCCCCCAAGAGGTGCAGGCCAAACTGCTGGAGGCCATTGCCAAGGCCCCTGTACCCGGCTCCATCCTGCGCCTGATCTACCGCCTCCGCCCTGACCAGCTCGATTGCGTTGACGAGCGGACCCTGCACCAGGCCCTCGCCCCTGCCTTCAGCTATACTCTCGTCCCAGACGTGGTCAGCCCCAGCCGCATTCGCCTGCCGGCCCTGGATCCCAGTTGTCTAGAGCCCCTGACGGCCCTGGAGCACTATCTGGCCGACCGCAGCGATCTGGCCCCCTTGCGCAACGAGTTGCTAGCCGCTGCTCGTCAGTTGTTGGCGGAAGCAGCAGATCCCTTGTCAGAGGGAAATGCCAACAGGGAGGAGGCAGATCCTGCAAGCCTTGCTGAAGGGGAAGAGCAGCAATTGCCCTTGTTCTAG
- a CDS encoding DUF2499 domain-containing protein, with protein sequence MHALSFPTWWIHIASVLEWLAAIVCVWQFGERTGRPEWRGLSWAMLPALVGAMCAITWHWFDNDPALNWVVTAQASLTLLGNCTLAWAAYRIWRAEQADQSLGRRDPS encoded by the coding sequence ATGCACGCCCTTTCGTTTCCCACCTGGTGGATTCACATTGCCAGCGTCTTGGAATGGCTGGCGGCCATTGTTTGCGTGTGGCAGTTTGGGGAGCGAACGGGCCGGCCAGAGTGGCGCGGCTTGAGCTGGGCGATGTTGCCTGCTCTGGTGGGGGCAATGTGTGCCATTACCTGGCACTGGTTTGACAACGATCCCGCCCTCAACTGGGTGGTAACTGCCCAGGCGAGCTTGACACTTCTGGGCAATTGCACTCTGGCCTGGGCTGCCTACCGCATTTGGCGGGCGGAGCAGGCGGATCAGTCCCTTGGGAGGAGGGATCCAAGCTAG
- the def gene encoding peptide deformylase: MVATLSVPKAKLKNPPLRIHRMGDKVLRQPAKRVSQVNDEIRQLARHMLQTMYSADGIGLAAPQVGIPKRLIVVDLYPDKPEVPPLVLINPEIREYLGEVVAGQEGCLSIPGVFCEVMRPQGVVVSFKDETGRPRTLQADDLLARVIQHEIDHLNGVLFVDHVENELLLDQELRKHGFQMQDVQRKNSTLATPPPKPR; this comes from the coding sequence ATGGTGGCCACCCTTTCTGTCCCCAAAGCCAAGCTGAAAAACCCGCCTCTGCGCATCCATCGCATGGGTGACAAGGTGCTGCGGCAGCCGGCCAAGCGCGTCAGCCAGGTCAACGACGAGATCCGCCAGTTGGCGCGACACATGCTGCAGACGATGTACAGCGCCGATGGCATTGGCCTGGCAGCTCCCCAGGTGGGCATTCCCAAGCGCTTGATTGTGGTAGATCTCTATCCCGATAAGCCGGAAGTGCCACCGCTGGTGCTGATCAACCCGGAGATCCGCGAGTACCTCGGCGAAGTTGTAGCCGGCCAGGAAGGCTGCCTTAGCATTCCGGGCGTCTTCTGCGAGGTCATGCGGCCGCAGGGGGTGGTGGTTTCGTTTAAGGACGAAACCGGGCGGCCCCGCACCCTCCAAGCCGACGACCTGCTGGCGCGGGTTATCCAACACGAAATCGATCACCTCAACGGTGTGCTGTTTGTGGATCACGTGGAAAACGAGCTGCTGTTGGATCAGGAGCTGCGCAAGCACGGCTTCCAGATGCAAGATGTGCAGCGCAAAAACAGCACACTTGCCACCCCTCCACCGAAACCTCGCTAG
- a CDS encoding HEAT repeat domain-containing protein has product MYQDAFSPLDELPPHSPPEVDVERMLQQLQDPDPRLRMQAARAFCEIEEPRAVPSLLALLRDPCPLVRVGAAYALGRNSDPCEVELLIDSLRRDWNGYVRKGLVWALGNAKDPRAYPVLLEVLAGDITAVRLWAASALGQLAQAQVLPGPALQEVAAALCRGLAHDPVAAVRGNCAWSLGILGQHLKPATPYTALYQMLTKQLLASASGDPDWGVQDDARLALQKLADPDLLEKLGNFD; this is encoded by the coding sequence ATGTACCAAGATGCCTTTTCTCCCCTAGACGAGCTGCCACCTCACTCGCCGCCGGAGGTAGATGTGGAGCGGATGCTGCAGCAGTTGCAGGATCCGGATCCCCGTTTGCGGATGCAGGCGGCCCGCGCCTTCTGTGAGATCGAAGAGCCCCGTGCCGTGCCGTCCCTGTTGGCTCTGCTCAGGGATCCCTGCCCATTGGTGCGGGTAGGGGCGGCCTATGCCCTAGGTCGAAATTCGGATCCCTGTGAGGTGGAGCTGCTGATCGACAGCTTGCGCCGGGATTGGAATGGCTATGTGCGCAAAGGGTTGGTGTGGGCCCTGGGCAATGCCAAGGATCCGCGGGCCTATCCGGTGTTGCTGGAAGTATTGGCCGGAGATATCACAGCCGTGCGACTGTGGGCGGCCAGCGCCCTCGGACAATTGGCCCAAGCTCAGGTGTTGCCCGGCCCGGCCTTGCAAGAGGTGGCGGCAGCCCTCTGTCGGGGCTTGGCCCACGATCCGGTGGCGGCAGTCCGCGGCAACTGCGCCTGGAGCCTAGGGATCCTAGGGCAACATCTGAAGCCGGCGACGCCCTATACAGCTCTCTATCAAATGCTCACCAAGCAGTTGCTGGCCAGCGCCAGCGGCGACCCTGACTGGGGAGTCCAGGATGATGCGCGACTTGCCCTGCAAAAGCTGGCAGATCCGGATTTGCTGGAAAAACTGGGTAACTTCGACTGA
- a CDS encoding RNA recognition motif domain-containing protein: MTIFVGNLNYKASTEELAAFFQQRWNVKSVTIPIDRETGQTRGFAFVDLATEAEEEEAIDVANGQEFMGRPLRLDRARPRRQA; the protein is encoded by the coding sequence ATGACCATTTTTGTGGGAAACCTAAACTATAAAGCCTCAACAGAAGAGCTAGCAGCTTTCTTCCAGCAGAGGTGGAACGTTAAGTCGGTTACAATCCCGATAGACCGAGAAACGGGCCAGACACGGGGCTTCGCGTTTGTGGATTTGGCCACGGAGGCCGAGGAAGAGGAGGCCATCGACGTCGCCAACGGCCAGGAATTTATGGGCCGACCTTTGCGTTTGGATCGAGCCAGGCCTCGCCGACAGGCTTAG
- the cbiD gene encoding cobalt-precorrin-5B (C(1))-methyltransferase CbiD translates to MQDAVPPSSQQGYTLPVFAVAAAKAALRRLLGIPLEQDGAHPVIAVQVEPQFPDVCIRIPVEQVAALSENTALAITRSDPGPHLDLTRNTPVWAWVGLEERDPATPPLLLEAGEGLGRHADGSPAIYAYARRLFEINLSPGIPDGYRLRVRIILPEGKLLAERTSNAAFGVLEGLALLGTRAEVEPSASAESLERARRELQQKLANHRHLAFCVGSHGQQVALRQGIPAEQILLVANWIGPLLVEAALRGADSIHLIGYHGKLIKLAGGIFTTSSHVADARLEILAAALIRCGGTAEQARQVLELRTVEAAVQYLKDLGWAEPVLQELSRQIRQRATAYVQKYAARSLPVQVTLFDRQGQVCAQAGIPGRLD, encoded by the coding sequence ATGCAGGATGCGGTTCCCCCCTCGTCACAACAGGGCTATACCTTGCCCGTGTTTGCGGTGGCTGCTGCTAAAGCCGCTCTCCGCCGCCTTCTGGGGATCCCTTTGGAGCAGGACGGCGCTCATCCTGTCATTGCAGTGCAGGTGGAGCCCCAGTTCCCTGATGTTTGCATCCGGATCCCAGTGGAGCAGGTGGCTGCTCTCTCGGAGAACACCGCTTTGGCCATTACCCGTTCGGATCCCGGCCCTCATCTGGATCTCACCCGCAACACGCCGGTCTGGGCCTGGGTGGGCTTGGAGGAACGGGATCCCGCCACTCCGCCTTTGCTCCTGGAAGCGGGAGAGGGGCTGGGGCGGCATGCTGATGGCAGCCCGGCCATCTATGCTTACGCTCGGCGCCTGTTTGAGATCAATCTTTCGCCTGGGATCCCGGATGGGTATCGCCTGCGGGTGCGCATCATCTTGCCGGAGGGAAAACTCTTGGCGGAGCGGACTTCCAATGCGGCGTTTGGGGTGCTGGAGGGACTGGCTCTCTTGGGAACGCGGGCCGAGGTGGAGCCTTCTGCCAGTGCCGAGAGCCTGGAGCGGGCCCGCCGCGAATTGCAACAGAAATTGGCCAACCACCGGCATCTGGCCTTTTGCGTGGGCAGCCATGGGCAGCAGGTGGCCTTGCGGCAAGGGATCCCAGCAGAACAAATTCTACTGGTGGCCAATTGGATCGGGCCGCTGCTGGTGGAAGCGGCATTGCGAGGGGCAGACTCGATTCATTTGATCGGCTACCACGGCAAGTTGATCAAGCTGGCGGGGGGCATTTTCACCACTTCCAGCCATGTGGCCGATGCCCGCCTGGAGATCTTGGCGGCAGCCCTCATCCGCTGCGGGGGAACAGCCGAGCAGGCGCGGCAGGTGCTGGAGCTGAGGACGGTAGAGGCAGCGGTGCAGTATCTGAAGGATCTGGGCTGGGCAGAGCCGGTGCTGCAGGAGCTTTCCCGACAAATCCGCCAGCGGGCGACAGCCTATGTGCAAAAGTATGCCGCTCGATCCCTGCCGGTGCAGGTAACCCTGTTCGATCGCCAGGGCCAGGTCTGCGCTCAGGCGGGGATCCCAGGTCGTCTCGATTGA
- a CDS encoding NblA/ycf18 family protein: protein MEETLGLSLEQEFRQRAFETLVARMSPEQAKDILVKLHKQMLLQEATYRQLLRHSLEV from the coding sequence ATGGAGGAAACGCTAGGTCTCTCTCTGGAGCAAGAATTTCGCCAGCGGGCTTTCGAGACGCTGGTAGCTCGCATGAGCCCTGAGCAGGCCAAGGACATCCTGGTCAAGCTGCACAAGCAAATGCTGTTGCAGGAGGCCACCTACCGCCAGTTGCTGCGCCATTCTCTTGAGGTTTGA
- a CDS encoding peptidylprolyl isomerase, producing the protein MQFTKLGRMSRCRVGLGLALGYLCLGLFACRRALPSSGSPSGIPPAYAHRPQLQGKALVELEVQTAEGAGKVILEIHGEEAPLTAGQFVDLVQRGFYNGLTFHRVEKDPQPFVVQGGDPRGDGTGGATEPGSNRLRTIPLEIQVRGEPHPRYNTLIEDPIALSKLALPHRLGAVAMARSSPLDSASSQFYIALSALPILDGRYAVFGYVTSGMEWVERLQVGDVIRSARVLEGADLLQVPGSPDSTAN; encoded by the coding sequence ATGCAATTTACCAAGCTGGGGCGAATGAGCCGCTGCAGAGTGGGGTTGGGCTTGGCTTTGGGGTACCTCTGTCTTGGTCTGTTCGCTTGTCGCCGTGCGCTCCCCTCCTCTGGCTCTCCATCGGGGATCCCACCGGCCTACGCCCATCGCCCGCAACTGCAGGGCAAGGCGCTGGTGGAGCTAGAGGTGCAAACTGCTGAGGGAGCGGGCAAGGTGATCTTGGAGATTCACGGGGAGGAGGCGCCCCTCACGGCTGGCCAGTTTGTGGATTTGGTGCAGCGGGGCTTTTACAACGGTCTCACCTTCCATCGAGTGGAGAAAGATCCCCAACCTTTTGTGGTGCAAGGAGGGGATCCGCGGGGAGATGGCACCGGTGGCGCTACCGAGCCGGGCAGCAACCGCCTGCGCACCATCCCTTTGGAGATTCAGGTGCGTGGGGAGCCTCACCCCCGCTACAACACCTTGATTGAGGATCCCATCGCCCTGAGCAAGCTGGCCTTGCCCCATCGCTTGGGCGCGGTGGCCATGGCCCGTTCTAGCCCGCTGGATTCGGCCTCTTCCCAGTTTTACATCGCCCTCTCTGCTCTGCCGATCCTGGATGGGCGCTATGCGGTGTTCGGCTATGTCACCAGTGGCATGGAGTGGGTGGAGCGCCTGCAGGTGGGGGATGTGATCCGCTCGGCGCGGGTGCTGGAAGGAGCGGACTTGCTGCAGGTTCCCGGATCTCCAGATTCAACTGCAAACTAG
- a CDS encoding DUF3593 domain-containing protein, translating to MDSLFALSLFPYLAFLFFLSRLRRIPRLALIGFWLLLLFVAVSIPAGLYAQLHYGTSLANVDPLHGGAEAFLTLSNILVALGFKQAIDQQGSPEVEEDSSELY from the coding sequence ATGGACAGTTTGTTTGCCCTTTCTCTATTTCCCTATTTGGCCTTCTTGTTTTTCCTGTCGCGGCTCCGCCGGATCCCGCGCCTGGCTTTGATCGGGTTTTGGCTGCTGCTACTGTTTGTGGCCGTCAGCATCCCGGCAGGGTTGTATGCCCAACTGCATTACGGCACTTCCCTGGCCAATGTGGATCCCTTGCATGGGGGAGCAGAGGCTTTCCTCACCCTCTCCAACATTCTGGTGGCCCTGGGCTTCAAGCAAGCCATTGACCAACAGGGATCCCCAGAGGTCGAGGAAGACAGCTCCGAGTTGTATTGA
- a CDS encoding DUF1517 domain-containing protein: protein MLKRISRSCRPLLAIALALILALAPVSAVWARSGGRIGGGSFRSPTFSAPRSVGPRSAPVYPSYGGGFGFPLVVPFFWGGGGGLLTLLLLIGAGSFLVRSLRSAVSEDGDEGVADPPVTLAQVKVGLLASARQLQKDMNALALEADTQSPEGLSQLLQEVTLGLMRYSDYWAYGHAQAEKLPLSRAESLFYQASLQERSKFSAETLSNRNNQIQQVPQAVLKRAAAGIPDVGEYLVVTLLVAYRGNLGTLPVVKSAADLRQCLLQLASIPAERIVAIEVLWTPQLEGDTLSAEALLTEYPEMRLL from the coding sequence ATGCTGAAACGAATCAGTCGAAGCTGCCGGCCCCTGCTGGCCATTGCCCTGGCTTTGATCTTGGCCTTGGCCCCCGTCAGTGCCGTCTGGGCGCGCAGTGGTGGTCGCATTGGCGGTGGCTCTTTCCGCTCTCCGACCTTCTCTGCCCCCCGCTCCGTTGGCCCCCGCTCGGCTCCGGTGTACCCCAGCTATGGAGGGGGGTTCGGCTTTCCCCTGGTGGTGCCCTTTTTCTGGGGTGGTGGTGGCGGCCTGCTGACACTGCTGCTGCTCATCGGGGCAGGTAGCTTTCTGGTGCGCAGCCTGCGCTCGGCTGTTTCCGAAGATGGCGACGAGGGGGTTGCTGACCCGCCAGTAACCCTGGCTCAGGTGAAAGTGGGCCTGCTGGCCAGCGCCCGGCAACTGCAAAAAGACATGAACGCCCTGGCTCTGGAAGCGGATACCCAATCGCCGGAAGGGCTGAGCCAACTCCTGCAAGAGGTCACCCTCGGCTTGATGCGCTACAGCGACTACTGGGCCTATGGCCATGCCCAAGCAGAGAAGCTGCCTCTCTCCCGCGCCGAGTCTCTGTTCTACCAAGCCTCTTTGCAAGAGCGCAGCAAGTTTAGCGCCGAAACCCTCAGCAACCGCAACAACCAAATCCAACAGGTTCCCCAAGCGGTCCTTAAACGCGCTGCTGCCGGGATCCCGGATGTCGGCGAGTATCTGGTCGTTACTCTACTAGTTGCGTATCGCGGCAACTTAGGTACACTACCTGTAGTTAAATCTGCGGCGGATCTGCGGCAGTGCCTGCTGCAGTTGGCCTCCATTCCGGCGGAGCGAATTGTGGCGATCGAAGTGCTGTGGACGCCGCAGTTGGAAGGAGACACCCTGTCGGCAGAGGCGCTGTTGACCGAGTACCCGGAAATGCGGCTCCTGTGA
- a CDS encoding ExeM/NucH family extracellular endonuclease, whose product MFTPTQIADPSQAAALQEENNRKRIRIDDRLLTQNPDPVIYPTPGGLSAANTVRGGDRVSNIVGIMTQLRGRNVAGDVDATIDYRIHPNDPSNLPTFQSVNPRPQTPPAVGGSLKVASFNLFNYFNTFGNICFPNNSECRGARNAAEFTRQRDKIIEAIRRMDADIVGLNELENDGYGPNSSIQDLVNGLNQVMGPGTYAFVDVGVANLGGDAITNGFIYKPATVEIAPGTNPAFLDTGELTQDPSLRRHRPPLAVTFRQKSNNAIFTVVVNHLKSKGSPCDPVDNDPFQGNCNGNRRRAAQEILNWLSTNPTGSTDPDVLIIGDLNAYAKEDPIKVLEEGGFTNLNGPNSYSFSFQGQWGSLDHALANASLRPQVTGSAKWHINADEPVSLDYTTSFKSASQQSLFYAPDPFRSSDHDPVIVGLNLTPTPTSTPTPTPTPTPTPTPTPTPTPTPTPTPTPTPTPPPVNLPLTEDFDNCNPAPAGWQIVDVDGDTTRSWRCVNSYAEANAFGGQQPGDDWLITPPLNLASANNPVLTFRNQSSFTDSGVPFPQLSVLYSTDYNGAGTPAAVQAATWTALTIPNPSTGQFVDSGNISLSGIQPPGRVYIAFRYRSSGTTSGRATRWRVDTVRIAGN is encoded by the coding sequence TTGTTCACCCCCACGCAAATTGCGGATCCCAGCCAAGCGGCCGCCCTCCAGGAAGAGAACAACCGCAAACGGATCCGCATCGATGACCGGCTGCTCACCCAAAACCCGGATCCGGTTATCTATCCCACTCCTGGCGGTCTCAGCGCTGCCAACACGGTGCGGGGCGGGGATCGCGTCAGCAACATCGTTGGGATCATGACTCAGTTACGGGGCCGGAACGTCGCTGGCGACGTGGATGCCACCATCGACTACCGCATCCACCCCAACGATCCCAGCAACTTGCCGACGTTTCAGTCCGTCAACCCTCGCCCGCAAACTCCACCCGCGGTAGGCGGATCCCTGAAGGTGGCCAGCTTCAATCTGTTCAACTACTTCAACACCTTCGGCAACATTTGCTTCCCCAACAATTCCGAGTGTCGAGGGGCCAGGAACGCCGCAGAGTTCACCCGCCAGCGGGACAAGATCATCGAGGCGATTCGCCGCATGGACGCCGATATTGTGGGCCTGAACGAGCTGGAAAACGACGGCTATGGCCCGAACAGCTCCATCCAAGATTTGGTGAACGGTCTCAACCAGGTCATGGGGCCGGGAACCTACGCTTTTGTGGATGTAGGGGTAGCCAACCTAGGCGGTGATGCCATTACCAATGGTTTCATCTATAAGCCGGCTACGGTTGAAATTGCGCCTGGCACCAACCCCGCCTTTCTGGATACCGGGGAACTCACCCAAGATCCCTCGCTTCGTCGCCACCGCCCTCCCTTGGCCGTCACCTTCCGGCAGAAGAGCAACAACGCCATCTTCACGGTGGTGGTCAACCACTTGAAGTCGAAGGGATCCCCCTGTGATCCTGTCGACAACGATCCCTTCCAGGGCAATTGCAACGGCAACCGCAGGCGGGCTGCCCAGGAAATCCTGAACTGGTTGTCCACCAACCCCACCGGCTCCACCGATCCGGATGTGCTGATTATCGGGGATCTCAACGCCTACGCCAAGGAAGACCCGATCAAAGTCTTGGAGGAGGGCGGATTTACCAACCTCAACGGCCCCAACAGCTATTCCTTCAGCTTCCAAGGTCAGTGGGGATCCCTGGATCACGCCTTGGCCAACGCCAGCTTGAGGCCGCAAGTGACCGGGTCGGCCAAGTGGCACATCAACGCCGACGAGCCAGTGAGCCTGGACTACACCACGAGCTTCAAGAGCGCCTCACAGCAGAGCCTCTTTTACGCCCCGGATCCCTTCCGTTCTTCCGATCACGACCCGGTGATCGTCGGCTTGAACCTGACGCCGACGCCAACGTCAACCCCGACGCCAACACCCACACCGACCCCAACGCCAACCCCGACCCCGACACCCACGCCGACCCCAACGCCCACGCCAACTCCAACACCAACACCTCCTCCAGTTAACCTGCCTCTAACCGAAGACTTTGACAACTGCAACCCCGCTCCCGCTGGCTGGCAGATTGTGGATGTGGATGGCGACACCACCCGCTCTTGGCGCTGCGTCAATTCCTATGCCGAGGCCAACGCCTTCGGCGGCCAGCAACCGGGTGATGATTGGCTGATTACTCCGCCTCTGAACCTGGCTTCGGCCAACAACCCGGTTCTGACCTTCCGCAATCAGAGTTCCTTTACCGATAGCGGCGTTCCTTTTCCGCAACTAAGCGTTCTTTACTCCACCGATTACAACGGTGCGGGCACTCCGGCGGCGGTGCAGGCAGCCACTTGGACGGCCCTGACGATTCCCAATCCCTCTACAGGCCAATTTGTGGATTCTGGAAACATTTCTCTATCTGGGATCCAACCTCCTGGCCGTGTTTACATTGCCTTCCGCTATCGGTCTTCTGGCACAACTTCTGGCAGAGCCACTCGCTGGCGGGTGGATACGGTTAGGATTGCCGGGAATTAG
- a CDS encoding GlsB/YeaQ/YmgE family stress response membrane protein, which yields MESVLRSLVIGAIAGWLAGSIQRGYGFGLIGNIIVGICGAVVGEYLFNLLGLWATGLLGNLVMATVGALVLLALVNFLRRA from the coding sequence ATGGAAAGCGTACTAAGGTCTCTAGTGATCGGGGCAATTGCCGGTTGGCTGGCAGGGTCTATCCAGCGCGGCTACGGTTTTGGCCTGATTGGTAACATCATTGTCGGCATTTGCGGAGCAGTTGTGGGAGAATACCTTTTCAACTTGCTCGGCTTATGGGCTACAGGTCTGCTGGGGAACTTGGTGATGGCAACCGTTGGGGCTCTGGTTTTGTTGGCGTTGGTCAACTTTCTTCGCCGGGCTTAA